The following proteins are co-located in the Alcaligenes faecalis genome:
- a CDS encoding GntR family transcriptional regulator: MSTKPLYEQLADKLTRYIQNGRLKPGDRLPTEAELGEMFGVSRITVRQGLAILTRNGLIERFASRGTFVLERKQTGSWELSSINDLVQLGKDTTTKIASWSLVAPPAEIAEFFASDEPVYKLQAVRYKSAVPLYFAENYLLRSIGERIPAQELETRTMVEMLTSVLNVPIKHAQEEISMANASAEMAKQLWIKENQAVIVQRIDLFDTDDKPVQSGKGWWRSEHFKRRFKLNYV, translated from the coding sequence GTGAGTACAAAGCCGCTTTATGAACAGCTTGCCGACAAGCTGACCCGTTATATCCAGAACGGTCGTCTGAAACCGGGGGACCGCTTGCCGACCGAAGCGGAGTTGGGCGAAATGTTTGGCGTCAGCCGAATTACGGTTCGTCAGGGCCTGGCGATACTGACGCGCAATGGCTTGATTGAACGTTTTGCCAGCCGAGGCACCTTTGTGCTGGAGCGCAAACAGACAGGCTCCTGGGAGCTGAGCTCCATCAATGATCTGGTGCAACTGGGCAAAGATACCACCACCAAAATTGCCAGTTGGTCTTTGGTGGCTCCTCCTGCCGAGATTGCCGAGTTCTTTGCGTCTGATGAGCCGGTCTACAAGCTGCAGGCAGTGCGCTACAAGTCGGCTGTTCCCCTGTATTTTGCAGAGAACTACTTGTTGCGCTCGATCGGCGAGCGCATCCCGGCCCAGGAGCTGGAAACACGCACCATGGTGGAGATGCTGACCTCCGTGCTGAATGTGCCCATCAAACATGCTCAAGAGGAGATCAGCATGGCCAATGCATCGGCAGAGATGGCCAAGCAGTTGTGGATCAAGGAAAACCAGGCCGTGATCGTGCAGCGTATCGACTTGTTCGACACCGATGACAAGCCGGTGCAAAGTGGCAAGGGCTGGTGGCGCAGTGAGCATTTCAAACGACGCTTCAAATTGAATTACGTTTGA